The DNA region ATCAAAGCCGTTCAAGCTGAGCTTGGTTTAACAGAAGAAAATAGTTTAATGGTAAAAGCAGATGTTTCTAATGAAGAAAGTGTTAAAAATTATGTAGATCAAGCAATCTCTAAATTTGGTCGCATTGATGGCTTTGTAAATAACGCAGGCGTTGAAGGTCCAGCTAAACCACTTGAAGAAATTACAGAAAAAGAATTTGATTTCGTTTACGGAATTAACGTAAAAGGCGTACTTTTCGGACTTAAATACGTATTACCGATAATGAAAGCACAAAAATCTGGTGCAATCGTCAATACTTCATCAGTAGCTGGTTTAATTGGTTCACCAAGCATGGTATTATACAACTCATCTAAACACGCAGTAATGGGTATTAATAAAGTTGCGGCTCTAGAAGCAGCAGAATTTAACGTTCGTGTGAATACAGTAAACCCAGGTGTAATTAATACACAAATGATGCGCAAAATTGAAGCAAAAGTTGCGCCAGGTGCAGCAGAAGCAGTAAAAGCAGCTTATAACGATGCAGTACCAATGAAACGCTACGGTGAGCCTGAAGAAGTAGCTAACGTAATTGCGTTTTTACTTTCTGACGAAGCTTCTTATGTAAGCTCATCTTCATTTACTGTTGATGGTGCTTTATACAACGTGTAATTAAACGAATAACGAGCGCAGGGGCTATCCTATAAGAACCCTGCGAGGTAAAAATCCTCCAAAATGAAAACACACGCACGAATGTTGATATAACAGCATTCGTGCGTTTTGCTTTTCTTAGTAATTCAGATAAAATAAGTAAAAGAGATAGAATTAGTCTATGACCGTAAATGGTATGCTTGTTTATCTGTTTTCCGATGAATGGCTTACGCTCTTCTTCCACTTTCCTGCAACTCAAAAATAAAAAGGACTGCACCACTGCAGTCCCAATTTTTACTCTCGCTCTTGTTAGTTGTATATTAAAAACCTTGTGCTTTTGCTTTATGCCCTTGATCTAGTTCATTCCGAGTTCCAAAAATCATTTTTAATAACGGAGGTGTAACTAGTGTCGTCACAATGATGACAATAATCATCGCGGTGTAATATTGAGCAGGTAACAAGCCACTCTCTAATCCCATTGCAGCTAAGATCAAGGCAACCTCTCCCCTTGAAATCATCCCAGCACCAATCCCCATTGAAGACCTTGTATTAAATCCTGAAACCTTAGCACCAACACCTGAGCCGATAAACTTCGATAATAGTGCGACCACTGAGAAAATCACAATAAATCCTACTTGGTTACCGATTCCTTCAAATGAAACAGCTAATCCAATACTGACGAAGAAGAATGGCACAAAAAGTCCATTCGCAATAGGTTCTACTTTATGCTCAATTTCTTCTTTAAATTTGGTTTGAGCAATCGCAAGTCCTGCAAAGAATGTACCAATAATTCCAGCCACACCAACTGCTTCTGCAAAATAGGCAAAGCCAAAACAGATAATTAAACCTGCACTTAAAACAGCCTCCGTAATTTTAAAGTGAGAAAAGACTTGAATAAATCTAGGTACCAACCATTTAGAAGCTAGAATAATAATCACAAAGAAGATGATTTTCTTTCCAATGAGTAAAGCAAGGTTTGTATCGGACCCTGCAAAGAGGCTCATTGCAATCGCAATTAGAATAACAACAATAATATCGTCTAATACGGCTGCTCCTAGTAAGGTAGAACCTTCCTTACTATTTAACCAGCCAAGCTCTCTTAGCGTTTGAACCGAGATGCTAACCGATGTTGCCGCTAATAATAATCCTATAAAAATAGATTCTGCAACGGATAGATTATAGAATTGTGCTACCAAATAGCATAAAAGAATAGGTGCAATGACACCACCGACGGCAACGAGTATAGCTGCTTTTTTATTCTTATTTAAATCTGTTAAATTTGTTTCTAATCCTGCCAAAAACATTAAAAGTAAGACACCAATTTGGCTAAAAATACTGATGATTTCTGTATCCTGTACCCACCCAAGCAGTGCAGGTCCCAAAAAAATACCAACAATAATTTTACCTAGAACGGATGGCTGCCCCAAGCGAATGCTTAATTGACCAGCAATTTTTGTTGCCAGTAAAATAATGACAATTTGTAAAATAAACATACATAACCTCCTAAAATGAATTTTTGGACAAAAAAAACACATGGCGGTCCCTAGATGACAGGCTCCTCCATGTGTTACGTTCATAATTTAATTAGTTCTAATAATAACATCTCTTATTTTGTTTGTACATCAGATAATTATGGAAAAACTTCTACACCTAATCAATGGTACGTTATACTAGAGGAGGTCGCTTTTAATAGAATTTATATTTTTTCATAGGAGTTAGATAATGGATAGAAAAGAGAAGTCACTACTTGATTTTTACTATGGTAAGATTTTGAATCATACCTTTGATGAAAAGGATTTTTATGCCTTTTTATTTCTTTTACGAAACCAGAGTACAGAGATAAGATGTATAAATGAGCTGGCGGATTTTATTGCGTATCGAGGTAAGAACGAAGGGTTTATCAAGGAATACCTTTTAGAAACACGGCAAAAGTTTGAGAGGCTTGGGAAAGTAAATACCCCGATTAGGATAGAAGATGTCTTTTCCTTTAGGGAGGTGAAATCGGCGATTAATAAAGCGCTGATGGAGTGTCAGTTAAAAGGATTGGAAAATGAACAGATCAATAATATCCTCATCTGTATTCTCTCGCTTCTCCAGCATATACCGATAATGGACAAAGGAAGAGAGATCGGAATGCTGTTTTTGGCCATATCGACGAAACAGGTTCTCCTAATGGCAGAAGTCGAAATTGTCCAAAATGGAAATAAGAAATCACATGCGGTTTTCCCAGTCATGACAGCAAATAACCAATATCACGAAATAAAAAAACAAGATAAATATGATACCCCTTATTTCTTTGATAAAAATATCCTAGAAATAGCGAACAACCAAGAGAAGTTAGAGATTACCATACTAAAATAATCATTTTTCGACTTCGTGAGCAAAAGTAACCAACCTTCCCCCTGCATTTATGCATGGGCTAAGGTTGCTTTTGTATGTATTAACCTGAACGAATATTACCTTTTTATTGTGTAAATAGCTGTAACCGTTGGTAGATAAGAATTAATAAAATAAATCAAACGTTTAATTACATCATTTTAAAACTTTCTTAAATTAATCACTTCCGTATTAGTAAGCATTGTTAATTGTTCAATCATAAAGGTTGATGGAAATTGAAAGTCGGTTTGAATCCAGTAAAAAATGAGTCCTAATGTTGCACTTGTTTGATAGTGTATATACATTTCATAATTCACCTTACCCATAGGGGATTCTATATCCATATGGATATTATCAGAAAAGATATTTATGAAAAGTTCCTCCACATGATGTTTAAAATCCTCATGGCCAAAATATAACGCATGAAAAATTTTCTTGTTTTTTTCTATATAGTCAAAGATTCCTATTGTGGTCGGTGTGACCCCACTTACTTTTATTATTTTTTCATTTTTAAAGGCAGTCAAAATCGCGTTCTTTAACCCCTCTAATACATCGTAAAGCATTTCCTTCAGTAATTCCGGCTTATTTGAAAAGTGGCAATAAAAGGTTGCTCGATTTACATTCGCATATTGGGTTATCATTAACACCGTTATTTTCTCATCTGAAAACCGTTCTAATAATTGGATATATGCATTTTTTAATGCTGATCTGGTTCTCTTTATTCTTCGATCCGTTCTTTCATCCATCGTAATTTCTCCTAATTATTAATTAAACAACAATAAGTAGAAAAGTGTTGTTTAAACATCAATTAACCTAGTCTTGTTAAAGGCCTTTTCAACAATAATGATACTATAAAATTGTATCAAATTCATTTTTTAGGAGGACAAATTAATGAAAGCAGCCGTTTGGTATAATAATAAAGATGTAAGAATAGAAGACAAGGAAATAAAAAATGTAAAAGAAAATGAAGTAAAAGTAAAAGTGGCTTGGTCTGGGATTTGCGGAACGGATTTGCATGAATATGAAATTGGACCAATTTTGATTCCAGTGGATACCCCAAATCCAATCACAGGTGAAAAAGCTCCGATTGTGTTGGGACATGAGTTTTCTGCGATTGTTGAAGAAGTAGGAGAACAGGTAACGAATGTGAAAAAAGGTGACCGTGTTGTGGTGAATCCTGTGATTACATCAGGGAAGCATGACGCTCGTGTAGACCGTTATTACGAGTTTTATTCTCATGGACTTCACACAGATGGTTCTTTTGCAGAGTATGTTGTAACAAAAGCAGAGAATTTAGTGTTGGTGCCTGAAGGTCTTCCTTTAGATAAAGCGGCATTGGCAGAGCCTTTGTCTGTATCGGCACAAGCGATAAAAGAAGGGCAAGTAAATGACGGAGACAATGTAGCGATATTCGGTTGCGGACCTATTGGTTTGTTTGCTATTGTAGCAGCAAAAGTATCGGGAGCGAAAAACATCTACGCCTTTGATTTGTCGGATGAACGCTTAGAAAAAGCAAAACAAGTTGGAGCAACGCATGTCTTAAACACCAGAGATACAGATGCTGTTGCTTATTTAAAAGAAAGACATCCTGAAGGCGTAGATGCAAGTTTTGAAGTAGCAGGGGTAAAACCAACCTTTGATGCAGCGATTGCTTCTACTAAACCAAAAGGAAATGTGGTCGTGATTGCGATTCACGCAAGAAACTTTGAATTCAATCCTGTTCAATTGATGTTAAGCGGTGTGAAATTGTCATCGTCACTTGGATATGAACATGCAACATTCAAAGAATCACTTGATATCCTAATGAATGAAGAAATAGATTTTAGCCCGATTATGACGAAGAAAATAGACCTAGACAATTTAGTAGAAGAAGGATTTCATTCCCTATCCAGTGACTTGTCACAAGCGAAAATTTTAGTGAAGTTAAGCGGAGAACTATAATTAGAACTGAAAAAGCCATTTTGTTTTTTAAAGCAAAATGGCTTTTTTGTTCCTTCTTACCTTTTGAAAGTTGTTAGGTGAAATAAGATTATTGTGTAATATATGGCATAGTTCTGATCAACTTTTATAGGTTTCTCCAAACCCTTGTCATATTAAAAACAAGTAAACGATTGGATTTGTCGTAAGCTTATTCCGAAATAAATCCATCTAAATCCAGTCCAACGGTAGCCTGAGACAGAGTTCCGACCAACAAATATTGGATAAAACCAAAATTGATTATAACCTCTCAGCCATACATACGTGAAACGGAATAAACATCTTCTAATACCACCTGGATCAACCGCAAATGCTTCCGCTTGTTGTTGAGGAACAAACGATGGCGGTGGTGAAGTGGGTGGTCCTGCTGTAGGTCCTTGACCTGGTCCTTGACCTTGACCTTGACCTGGGCCTTGACCTGGGCCTTGACCTGGGCCTGATGGTGGAAACGGTGGTTGAAACCCGCCAAATTGTCTGTCACCAGGAATTGCATGGTAATAATTCTCCTCTTGGAATGGAGTTGGATATAAATAAGCTTCATGACTATTTTGATAGTTATAATACATAGGGCTTTGACTAGGATACATAAAATACACTCCTCTACTTTTTAACCTCACATCATCCTATTCTTTAGTCATATACCTATCAACTTGTACCTTCAAAATGTGTATTTACCTATAAATAGTTATTTCTTCGTAAACTCATCGCAGACCTAACTTCCTGGTATATCAACAATCCACATTTTTTCACTTTAGAATCTCCTTAACAGTCCTATACATAACATTTTCTTAACCTTATGGTGTCATATAGGTATTGACCTGCATATGGTACACCAAGTAATTCAGCGATCGTGGGAACAAAGTGAATGAGCACTACTAATGCTGAAATATAAAGGTCGCTTTATGTATTTCTCTTTTTAAAGCAATGGAGGTATTATATGACAAATTTTTATTCCTTTCACGGGACTGTCACTATGATTAGTGATTTCTTTACCGGTCAAAATGGTGAAGGAGAAGGCTGTTATAAATTAATATCTGTAGAAAATGGATTGGGGGCATTAGTAAATTTCGTGGTGTCACCAACAACCTATTTTGTAGACCATGTAATGGTGGCAGTAGGAGATCGCGTAACTGGATATTATGACGGAAATGCACCTACTCTTCTTATTTACCCTCCACAATATCAAGCACTTGTCATGGTAAAAGACAGCCCATATCAGAATGTAAAAGTAGATTATTTTAACAGTGGGTTGGAGAGTAGTGATGGACAATTACGTTTAAATCTTTCTCCGTATACCCAAATAGTTTTAACAAATGGGCAGCTCTTTTCAAGAACCCCTGCGAACCGAGATCTAATTGTTATTTACGGACCTGCCACAAAAAGTATCCCCGCCCAAACCACACCTTATAGAATTATAGTTTTGTGTTAGGGGTTAGTAGGGGGGATGAAAAACTCAATTAGCGTTAAACTGGCAAGTAATCACCATTATTACACTAGCGCTTTTGATGCATGTCCTGATCATTTTAAAATTTTTCCATTCGATTTCGTATGGGAGAACGATTAAAGAGGGAGAAAGAATTAATCATCTTCGAAAGTATATCGAACGTTGTGCAAATACTGGAAACAATCGTAATAACGTCAATAGCCGTGATGCTAGCATTTTTGGTATTCCGATTAGCGATTGAAAAAATAAGTTTACAAAGAGACCGAAAACGGTCTTTTTCCTTTGATTAAAAATCACGCACTGTTTAATTGATAAAGGGTTCTACGAAATTCTATTAACTTAGACATAGCACTTGACATCATTATTATTACGAGACAATATTTTATAATTAAAAAAGAGGGCCAAAACTTCTGTCATTTGCAGGGGTGTTTTGAGTACCAATTGTATTGATCTTTATAAGCTGGTCGAAAAAAGCTGCTGATCTCCGCATATAGAATCAAGTGGGTCCGCACTTATCGGTTGGGGGATCAGGTTAAGCACCCGAGCTGATAAATAGACGGAAAAATTTCGCCTATTTAGTAAATAACTTTGAAATTAGCTTAAATAGACGGAGAGATTCCGCCTATTGACTCGAAAAACGTTAATATAGGGGATATTGCTTTGAAAAGGCGGAAAACCTCCCCTTATTTACCCCGAAACGAGCTCCATTCTGCATTTAACCGGAAAATCTCCGCTTAATTTACTTTTGCTGGTTACAGATTAAGGACAAGACATCTTAAAAGGGCGTGAGTTGTATCTCAAAAATCCAAGAGAACCTCATTTTGATGCATTACGGTGAACCGTAGGTGAAGATATATTTATATAAATACGGTTTTTATATACCAATAACGATTCTAATACATTTCGGCACCTATTTTAAGAAAGTACCCGAAAAAGGACCCCATTATTTAATTGATTACCTGTCTTTATATGATAGTAGGTGATAAACAATGCCAGGGATTGGTT from Neobacillus sp. FSL H8-0543 includes:
- a CDS encoding 2,3-butanediol dehydrogenase; protein product: MKAAVWYNNKDVRIEDKEIKNVKENEVKVKVAWSGICGTDLHEYEIGPILIPVDTPNPITGEKAPIVLGHEFSAIVEEVGEQVTNVKKGDRVVVNPVITSGKHDARVDRYYEFYSHGLHTDGSFAEYVVTKAENLVLVPEGLPLDKAALAEPLSVSAQAIKEGQVNDGDNVAIFGCGPIGLFAIVAAKVSGAKNIYAFDLSDERLEKAKQVGATHVLNTRDTDAVAYLKERHPEGVDASFEVAGVKPTFDAAIASTKPKGNVVVIAIHARNFEFNPVQLMLSGVKLSSSLGYEHATFKESLDILMNEEIDFSPIMTKKIDLDNLVEEGFHSLSSDLSQAKILVKLSGEL
- a CDS encoding SDR family NAD(P)-dependent oxidoreductase, with amino-acid sequence MNFEGKVVIVTGAAGGIGKEVVRKLANAQAKVVLVDLNEDAIKAVQAELGLTEENSLMVKADVSNEESVKNYVDQAISKFGRIDGFVNNAGVEGPAKPLEEITEKEFDFVYGINVKGVLFGLKYVLPIMKAQKSGAIVNTSSVAGLIGSPSMVLYNSSKHAVMGINKVAALEAAEFNVRVNTVNPGVINTQMMRKIEAKVAPGAAEAVKAAYNDAVPMKRYGEPEEVANVIAFLLSDEASYVSSSSFTVDGALYNV
- a CDS encoding TetR/AcrR family transcriptional regulator, which gives rise to MDERTDRRIKRTRSALKNAYIQLLERFSDEKITVLMITQYANVNRATFYCHFSNKPELLKEMLYDVLEGLKNAILTAFKNEKIIKVSGVTPTTIGIFDYIEKNKKIFHALYFGHEDFKHHVEELFINIFSDNIHMDIESPMGKVNYEMYIHYQTSATLGLIFYWIQTDFQFPSTFMIEQLTMLTNTEVINLRKF
- a CDS encoding cation:proton antiporter; protein product: MFILQIVIILLATKIAGQLSIRLGQPSVLGKIIVGIFLGPALLGWVQDTEIISIFSQIGVLLLMFLAGLETNLTDLNKNKKAAILVAVGGVIAPILLCYLVAQFYNLSVAESIFIGLLLAATSVSISVQTLRELGWLNSKEGSTLLGAAVLDDIIVVILIAIAMSLFAGSDTNLALLIGKKIIFFVIIILASKWLVPRFIQVFSHFKITEAVLSAGLIICFGFAYFAEAVGVAGIIGTFFAGLAIAQTKFKEEIEHKVEPIANGLFVPFFFVSIGLAVSFEGIGNQVGFIVIFSVVALLSKFIGSGVGAKVSGFNTRSSMGIGAGMISRGEVALILAAMGLESGLLPAQYYTAMIIVIIVTTLVTPPLLKMIFGTRNELDQGHKAKAQGF